tgctccaagaagcagtcatttaaggcatcaagaaatttaatctctgaatcccgtcctgaggtgacatgcgcccaatcaatatggggataattgaaatctcctattattactgcgttttttattttgatagcctctctaatctcccttaacatttcagcatcactatcactgtcctggttaggtggtcggtaatatattcgtaatgccatattcatattagaggaatgaattgttatccataatgattctatggaacattttgattcctttaggatttttgcttcatttgattctatattatccttcacatatagtaccactccgccacccgcacgacctgttctgtctttctgatataatttatatcccggtatgatagtgtcccaccgattgtcctcattccaccatgtttctgtgatacctattatgtcaacttcctcctttgatatgaggtactccagttcacccatcttatttgacagactcctagcatttgtgtaaaagcacgttaaaaaactaccactatttatatgtccgcctttcacagacgcgttggatttttttatatgcgattgtttcacatctgatcttgcccatatattatttcccacgttccctatctgactaacttctagggaatccctatctatggagcctcgtgtaagagaagtctccgtccgatccaggtgctcccctgcactaatcggctttcccccacctcttagtttaaaaactgctctacgacctttttaatgtttaatgccagcagtctggatccaccttgatttaggtggagcccatcatttctgtataggctccccctaccccaaaagtgtccccagttcctaataaatctaaacccctcttccctacaccatcgtctcatccacgcattgagactctgaagttctgcctgtctatctggccctgtgcgtggaactggaagcatttcagagaatgccaccatagatgttctggatttcagatggatagataaatagatacagtgtatggggatagatagatggatagatagatgcagtgtatggggatagatagatagatacagtgtatggggatagatagatacagtgtatggggatagatagatagatacagtgtatggggatagatggatagatagatagatacagtgtatggggatagatagatgcagtgtatggggatagatagatacagtgtatggggatagatagatagatacagtgtatggggatagatggatagatagatagatacagtgtatggggatagatggatagatagatagatacagtgtatggggatagatagatagatacagtgtatggggatagatagatggatagatagatacagtgtatggggatatatagatagatacagtgtatagggataggtagatagatacagtgtatggggatagatagatagatacagtgtatggggataaatggatagatagatagatacagtgtatggggatagatagatggatagatagatacagtgtatggggatagatagatacagtgtatggggatagatagatagatacagtgtatggggatagatagatggatagatagatacagtgtatggggatagatagatagatacagtgtatagggataggtagatagatacagtgtatggggatagatagatagatagatagatatagtgtatggggaaaggtagatacagtgtatggggatagatagatagatacagtgtatggggatagatggatagatagatagatacagtgtatggggatagatagatagatacagtgtatggggatagatagatagatagatagatacagtgtatggggatagatggatagatagatagatacagtgtatggggatagatagatagatagatagatagatacagtgtatggggatagatagatagatagatagatagatagatagatacagtgtatggggatagatagatagatagatagatctccATTCAGCCGTCTGCAATGTGGAGATGATCAAACATGCACATGCAGGGAGCTCACAGCCGTGATACCCAGGGATGAACCTGGCTCATAGAAATGCTACCACACTGGCCAGAATTGTAAAGAGGGGTCAATATCCATTTGTCATTAGTTTTAGCACCTACGGCCCACTGAAAACCTCTGCTTCATCCGGCTCCTTTAACGCCTCattcctccccagctcccacagcgATGGAGAACCAGACGGAGGTGAGTGAATTCATCCTCACGGGCCTGACTGACCTCCAGGGGATGGAGGACTTTCTATTCACGCTCTTCCTGCTGCTCTACGTGGCCACCCTTCTGGGCAACGGGGCCATGGTGGCCATGGTGCTGGCCGAGCCCcggctccacacccccatgtactttttCCTCGGGAATCTCTCCTGCCTGGACTTCTGCTACTGCACGGTCACGGTGCCCAAGATGCTGTCTGGCTTCTTCTCAGAGCGTCAGACCATCTCCTTGGCcggctgcctggcccagctccactTCTTCCACTTCCTGGGCAGCAGCGAGGCCGTGCTGCTGGCcgtcatggcctatgaccgctacgtggccatctgcaaCCCACTGCGATACAGGCTGGTCATGAGCCCACGGgcctgcctgctcctggcagTGTCTACCTGGGCCACCGGCTTCCTGCACGCCCTGATGCACACGATTATGACCTCCCTGCTGCACTTCCGTGGCCACAAAAatatccaccacttcttctgtgacatcaagcccctgctgagcctggccTGTGACAGCACCCGCCTCAACCTGACCCTGCTCAACATAATCACGGGGGGCATCGTGGTCATTCCCTGTGTGCTCACACTGCTCTCCTACCTCTACATCATCTCCTTCCTGGTCCTGAAGGTGCAGTCGCGGGAAAGCCGGAGaaaggccttctccacctgcgcCTCCCACCTCACCGTGGTGTCGCTCTTCTATGGAGCTGCCATCTTCACCTACGCGCCCCCGTCCTCCGGGGAATCCCCCCAGTGGGACATGGTGATCGTTCTCCTCTACAGCGTGGTCACTCCCGCCCTGAACCCCGTCATCTACACCCTGCGGAACAAGGAGGTGCAGGCGGCTCTGAGGAAAATCCTGCACCGAAGGTTCTTCCTGGATGGGGTGTGAGGAAAGGGAAGATTTTGCTTCTGCCTCTGGCCAtgaggagggctgtgggggctgggaaaacAGGCAGACATCACTGGGCAGTAG
The window above is part of the Carettochelys insculpta isolate YL-2023 chromosome 32, ASM3395843v1, whole genome shotgun sequence genome. Proteins encoded here:
- the LOC142005033 gene encoding olfactory receptor 12D1-like, giving the protein MENQTEVSEFILTGLTDLQGMEDFLFTLFLLLYVATLLGNGAMVAMVLAEPRLHTPMYFFLGNLSCLDFCYCTVTVPKMLSGFFSERQTISLAGCLAQLHFFHFLGSSEAVLLAVMAYDRYVAICNPLRYRLVMSPRACLLLAVSTWATGFLHALMHTIMTSLLHFRGHKNIHHFFCDIKPLLSLACDSTRLNLTLLNIITGGIVVIPCVLTLLSYLYIISFLVLKVQSRESRRKAFSTCASHLTVVSLFYGAAIFTYAPPSSGESPQWDMVIVLLYSVVTPALNPVIYTLRNKEVQAALRKILHRRFFLDGV